In Streptomyces capitiformicae, one genomic interval encodes:
- the rph gene encoding rifamycin-inactivating phosphotransferase gives MTERYVRDLQEVDETQVGVVGGKGAHLGGLSGIEGIRVPGGFCVTTDAFRRIMAEAPSIDDRLDQLSRLNPDDREAIRTLSAQIRRTIEGVAIPGDLAAAITRALAQLGEQAAYAVRSSATAEDLPTASFAGQQDTYLNVVGPAAILQHVSRCWASLFTERAVTYRQRNGIDHRTVHMAVVVQQMVFPHAAGILFTADPVTGNRKVATVDAGFGLGEALVSGLVNPDVFKVRDGEVVAKSIAAKQRAVHALPDGGTQEVAIDSQRQERPTLTDAQVVRLVQLGRRIEAHFGRPQDIEWCLADEGFHIVQSRPITTLFPVPETGDQDNHVYVSVGHQQMMTDPMKPLGFSMWQLTAMVPMHEAGGRLFVDVTRRLASPASRAGLLDVMGRGDPLVRDALETVLDRDDDFVPSLPDAGPGRPPAGGASAQIETDPAIVTELIERSQASIADLERDIRTKTGPALFDFLLEAFEEHKRVLSDPLSHQAIMAGMEATWWLNDRLREWLGEKNAADTLTLSVPDNVTSEMGLALLDVADVIRPQPEVVAFLQGVEDEGFLEELAKLAGGTEARDAIEAYLDRYGMRCVGEIDITRPRWRERPTTLVPVILDNVRNFEPGAAERRFEEGRQKARKKEQDVLSRLRALPDGDQKADEAKRMIDRVRTFIGYREYPKYGIVSRYFVYKQALLAEAERLVQANVLPAKEDIFYLTFHELHDVVRSNQVDDQLIQQRKDAFRSYHALTPPRVLTSDGEAVTGAYRRDDVPAGALTGLPVSAGTIEGRARVILDMAEADLEAGDILVTTFTDPSWSPLFVGIAGLVTEVGGLMTHGAVIAREYGLPAVVGVEQATRLIRDGQRIRVHGTDGYIEILP, from the coding sequence ATGACCGAGCGGTACGTGCGGGATCTTCAAGAGGTTGACGAGACGCAGGTCGGGGTCGTTGGGGGCAAGGGCGCGCACCTGGGCGGGCTGTCGGGGATCGAAGGCATCCGCGTGCCGGGTGGCTTTTGTGTGACGACGGACGCCTTCCGGCGGATCATGGCGGAAGCGCCGTCGATCGACGATCGGCTCGATCAGCTGTCGCGCTTGAACCCGGACGACCGGGAAGCGATCCGCACGCTCAGCGCGCAGATTCGCCGAACCATCGAAGGGGTTGCCATTCCGGGCGATCTCGCGGCGGCGATCACCCGCGCACTCGCCCAGCTCGGCGAGCAAGCCGCCTACGCCGTCCGATCCAGCGCTACGGCAGAGGACCTGCCGACGGCCTCCTTCGCCGGCCAGCAGGACACGTACCTGAACGTGGTGGGGCCGGCGGCGATCCTCCAGCACGTCAGCCGGTGCTGGGCCTCGCTGTTCACCGAGCGGGCCGTGACCTACCGCCAGCGGAACGGCATCGACCACCGTACGGTCCACATGGCCGTGGTCGTGCAGCAGATGGTCTTCCCGCATGCGGCCGGCATCCTGTTCACGGCCGACCCCGTCACGGGCAACCGGAAGGTCGCCACCGTGGACGCCGGCTTCGGCCTCGGCGAGGCCCTGGTCTCCGGCCTGGTGAACCCGGACGTCTTCAAGGTGCGCGACGGCGAAGTCGTCGCCAAGTCGATCGCCGCCAAACAGCGTGCCGTTCACGCCCTGCCGGACGGCGGCACGCAGGAAGTGGCGATCGACTCGCAGCGGCAGGAGCGGCCGACGCTGACGGATGCGCAGGTCGTGCGGCTCGTACAGCTCGGGCGGCGAATCGAAGCCCACTTCGGCCGCCCGCAGGACATCGAATGGTGCCTGGCCGATGAGGGCTTCCACATCGTTCAGAGCCGGCCGATCACGACGCTGTTCCCCGTCCCCGAGACCGGCGACCAGGACAATCACGTCTACGTCTCCGTCGGTCATCAGCAGATGATGACGGACCCCATGAAGCCTCTGGGGTTCTCCATGTGGCAACTGACGGCGATGGTGCCGATGCACGAGGCCGGCGGAAGGCTGTTCGTGGATGTCACCCGGCGCCTGGCCTCGCCCGCGAGCCGCGCCGGCCTCCTGGACGTCATGGGGAGGGGCGATCCGCTGGTCAGGGACGCGCTGGAGACCGTCCTCGACCGCGACGACGATTTCGTCCCGTCACTCCCGGACGCGGGACCCGGCAGGCCGCCGGCCGGCGGTGCCTCCGCCCAGATCGAGACCGATCCGGCCATCGTCACCGAGCTGATCGAGCGCAGTCAGGCGTCCATCGCCGACCTGGAGCGCGACATCCGGACGAAGACCGGACCGGCGCTGTTCGACTTCCTGCTGGAGGCCTTCGAGGAGCACAAGCGGGTCCTCAGTGATCCGCTGAGCCATCAGGCGATCATGGCGGGGATGGAGGCCACGTGGTGGCTCAACGACAGGCTGCGGGAGTGGCTGGGCGAGAAGAACGCGGCTGACACGCTCACACTGTCCGTCCCCGACAACGTCACGTCGGAGATGGGACTGGCGCTGCTCGACGTCGCGGACGTGATCCGCCCTCAGCCGGAGGTGGTGGCGTTCCTGCAGGGCGTCGAGGACGAGGGTTTCCTGGAGGAACTGGCGAAGCTCGCGGGCGGGACCGAAGCGCGCGACGCCATAGAGGCCTACCTCGACCGGTACGGTATGCGCTGCGTCGGCGAGATCGACATCACGAGGCCACGTTGGCGCGAGCGACCCACCACGCTCGTGCCCGTGATCCTCGACAACGTCAGGAACTTCGAACCGGGCGCCGCCGAGCGGCGCTTCGAGGAAGGTCGGCAGAAGGCGCGGAAGAAGGAACAGGACGTGCTGTCACGCTTGCGGGCCCTGCCGGACGGGGACCAGAAAGCCGACGAGGCCAAGCGGATGATCGACCGGGTCCGAACCTTCATCGGGTACCGGGAGTACCCGAAGTACGGCATCGTCAGCCGCTACTTCGTCTACAAGCAGGCCCTGCTGGCGGAGGCCGAGCGCCTCGTGCAGGCCAACGTGCTTCCTGCGAAGGAGGACATCTTCTACCTCACCTTCCATGAACTCCATGACGTCGTGCGCTCGAACCAGGTGGACGACCAGCTCATACAGCAGCGCAAGGACGCGTTCCGGTCGTACCACGCGCTCACACCGCCCCGCGTGCTCACATCGGACGGCGAGGCCGTCACCGGGGCATACCGGCGCGACGACGTGCCGGCCGGCGCCCTGACCGGCCTACCGGTGTCCGCCGGGACCATCGAGGGAAGGGCCCGCGTCATCCTTGACATGGCGGAGGCCGATCTCGAAGCGGGCGACATCCTGGTCACGACCTTCACGGACCCCAGTTGGTCGCCGCTGTTCGTCGGAATCGCGGGCCTGGTGACGGAGGTGGGCGGCCTGATGACCCATGGCGCAGTGATCGCCCGGGAGTATGGCTTGCCCGCCGTCGTGGGCGTGGAGCAGGCCACCCGGCTGATCCGGGACGGACAGCGGATCCGCGTGCACGGAACCGACGGGTACATCGAGATCCTGCCGTGA
- a CDS encoding hexameric tyrosine-coordinated heme protein, protein MYAEDPDSLIAIGHVVALELATIAAANNYRR, encoded by the coding sequence GTGTACGCCGAGGATCCGGACTCGCTCATCGCGATCGGGCACGTGGTGGCGCTCGAGTTGGCCACCATCGCCGCCGCGAACAACTACCGGCGCTGA
- the folP gene encoding dihydropteroate synthase, translating into MLRLGRREFGVHEPVIMAIVNRTPDSFYDQGATFLDEPALARVERAVAEGAAIIDIGGVKAGPGEEVTAEEEARRTVGFVAEVRRRFPDVVISVDTWRHEVGEAVCEAGADLLNDAWGGVDPRLAEVAARYRVGLVCTHAGGSEPRTRPHRVEYGNVMADILRVTVGLAERAVALGVPRESVLIDPGHDFGKNTRHSLEATRRLGEMVSTGWPVLVSLSNKDFVGETLDRPVKERVVGTLATTAVSAWLGAQVFRVHEVGETKQVLDMVASIAGHRAPAVARRGLA; encoded by the coding sequence ATGCTCAGACTGGGCAGGCGGGAATTCGGCGTGCACGAGCCGGTGATCATGGCGATCGTGAACCGGACCCCCGACTCCTTCTACGACCAAGGGGCCACCTTCCTGGACGAGCCCGCGCTCGCGCGTGTGGAGCGTGCGGTCGCCGAGGGGGCCGCCATTATCGACATCGGCGGGGTGAAGGCCGGGCCCGGGGAGGAAGTGACCGCCGAGGAGGAGGCGCGGCGGACGGTGGGGTTCGTCGCGGAGGTGCGGCGCCGGTTTCCCGATGTGGTCATCAGCGTCGACACCTGGCGGCACGAGGTCGGTGAGGCCGTCTGCGAGGCCGGGGCGGATCTCCTGAACGACGCGTGGGGCGGGGTGGACCCCCGGCTGGCGGAGGTCGCGGCGCGGTACCGGGTGGGGCTGGTGTGCACGCATGCCGGGGGGTCCGAGCCTCGTACGCGGCCGCATCGGGTCGAGTACGGCAATGTCATGGCCGACATTCTTCGGGTGACCGTGGGGCTGGCGGAGCGGGCGGTGGCGCTGGGGGTGCCGCGGGAGTCCGTGCTGATCGATCCCGGGCACGACTTCGGGAAGAACACGCGGCACAGTCTTGAGGCGACTCGGCGGCTGGGGGAGATGGTGTCCACGGGGTGGCCGGTGTTGGTGTCTCTGTCCAACAAGGACTTTGTGGGCGAGACGTTGGATCGGCCGGTGAAGGAGCGGGTGGTGGGGACGCTGGCGACGACCGCCGTCTCGGCGTGGTTGGGGGCTCAGGTGTTTCGGGTGCATGAGGTGGGCGAGACGAAGCAGGTGCTCGACATGGTGGCGTCGATCGCGGGGCACCGGGCGCCGGCCGTTGCCCGGCGGGGGCTCGCCTGA
- a CDS encoding S8 family peptidase — MVSAAAIGCGTVLPAEAAPAAGRVLYEDSPDAVDGRYIVTLKNSVGFKANSRKGGQLAAKYGATVWKTYGSVLNGYAVRVGAAGARSFAADPAVASVEQDQKVHLDATQFNPLWGLDRIDQFRLPLSRSYTYPDSAGRGATVYVIDTGVRITHTQIAGRAAYGYDAIDGDTIASDGNGHGTHVATTVAGATYGVAKAARIVAVRVLDADGSGTTSGVIAGVDWVTSHRTGPAVANMSLGGSASTALDTAVRNSIASGVTYAVAAGNDNRNAVYSSPARVSSALTVGASTSTDFRAGFSNYGYLLDLFAPGASITGGWHTSDTAAATLSGTSMAAPHVAGAAAVYLTTHPTAGPAAVHSALVSGATIGVLRNIGSGSPNRLLRVVP; from the coding sequence ATGGTCTCGGCCGCAGCCATCGGGTGCGGCACCGTCCTGCCCGCCGAGGCCGCTCCCGCCGCCGGAAGGGTCCTGTACGAGGATTCGCCCGACGCCGTCGACGGCCGTTACATCGTCACACTGAAGAACTCCGTCGGCTTCAAGGCGAACTCAAGGAAAGGCGGCCAACTGGCGGCCAAGTACGGTGCCACGGTGTGGAAGACCTACGGCTCCGTACTCAATGGCTACGCCGTCCGCGTGGGCGCCGCCGGAGCGCGGAGCTTCGCGGCCGACCCGGCCGTTGCGTCCGTCGAGCAGGACCAGAAGGTCCACCTCGACGCGACCCAGTTCAACCCGCTGTGGGGTCTTGACCGGATCGACCAGTTCCGCCTTCCGCTCAGCCGGTCGTACACCTACCCGGATTCGGCGGGCAGGGGAGCGACCGTGTATGTGATCGACACGGGCGTGCGCATCACTCACACCCAGATCGCCGGGCGTGCCGCATACGGCTACGACGCGATCGACGGTGACACCATCGCCTCCGACGGCAACGGTCACGGAACCCACGTCGCCACCACGGTCGCCGGCGCGACGTACGGCGTGGCGAAGGCAGCCAGAATCGTGGCGGTACGAGTGCTCGACGCCGACGGCTCCGGCACCACCTCGGGTGTCATCGCGGGCGTCGACTGGGTCACTTCGCACCGCACCGGCCCTGCCGTCGCCAACATGTCGCTGGGCGGGAGCGCCAGCACGGCACTGGACACCGCGGTGCGCAACTCCATCGCCTCCGGTGTCACCTATGCGGTTGCCGCCGGCAACGACAACAGAAACGCCGTCTACTCCTCACCCGCCCGGGTGAGCTCTGCCCTCACGGTGGGGGCCAGCACCAGTACTGACTTCAGGGCAGGTTTCTCCAACTACGGTTACCTGCTCGACCTGTTCGCCCCCGGTGCGTCGATCACCGGCGGCTGGCACACCAGCGACACGGCGGCAGCCACGCTCTCCGGCACCTCGATGGCAGCCCCTCATGTCGCGGGGGCCGCGGCCGTCTACCTCACGACCCACCCCACCGCCGGCCCGGCGGCCGTACACAGCGCCCTCGTCAGCGGAGCGACGATCGGAGTCCTACGGAACATCGGGAGCGGTTCACCCAACAGGCTACTCAGAGTCGTTCCCTAG
- a CDS encoding DivIVA domain-containing protein encodes MFMFLFLVVALAVVVAAVTLAVVGGGESAALPEAAGERLQDPLPEHRPVNRADVEALRFPLALRGYRMVDVDDALGRLGAEIAERDARIADLESALAGAREATLNSLHKREEGDHQ; translated from the coding sequence ATGTTCATGTTCTTGTTCCTGGTCGTCGCGCTCGCGGTCGTGGTCGCCGCGGTGACGCTCGCCGTGGTGGGCGGCGGCGAGAGCGCGGCACTGCCGGAGGCCGCGGGCGAGCGCCTCCAGGATCCGCTGCCGGAGCACCGCCCGGTCAACCGGGCGGATGTGGAGGCGCTCCGCTTCCCGCTCGCCCTGCGCGGCTACCGCATGGTCGACGTCGACGACGCCCTCGGCCGCCTCGGCGCCGAGATCGCCGAGCGCGACGCCCGTATCGCCGACCTGGAGTCCGCCCTCGCCGGCGCCCGCGAGGCGACCCTGAACTCGCTGCACAAGCGGGAGGAGGGCGATCACCAGTGA
- a CDS encoding DUF3117 domain-containing protein — MAAMKPRTGDGPLEVTKEGRGIVMRVPLEGGGRLVVELTPDEADALGDALKKVVG; from the coding sequence ATGGCGGCCATGAAGCCGCGGACGGGCGATGGCCCGCTCGAGGTGACCAAGGAGGGGCGGGGCATCGTCATGCGCGTTCCGCTCGAAGGCGGCGGGCGGCTCGTCGTCGAGCTGACCCCTGACGAGGCCGACGCGCTCGGCGACGCCCTCAAGAAGGTCGTCGGCTGA
- a CDS encoding LOG family protein — protein sequence MATGNPEGKKQPPEEQRLGPVLRRRTQVQASTTDQRLLDAGGPSDWVHTDPWRVLRIQSEFIEGFGTLAELPAAISVFGSARTPVDSLEYDAGVRLGRGLVEAGFAVITGGGPGAMEAANKGALEAGGTSVGLGIELPFEQGLNPYVDIGLNFRYFFVRKMMFVKYAQGFVVLPGGLGTLDELFEALTLVQTQKVTRFPIVLFGESYWSGLVDWLTHTLVAEGKAAKKDLTLFHVTDDVDEAVALVSKEAGR from the coding sequence ATGGCGACCGGCAACCCCGAGGGCAAGAAGCAGCCACCGGAGGAGCAGCGGCTGGGACCTGTGCTGCGCAGGCGCACTCAGGTGCAGGCGAGCACGACCGACCAGCGCCTGCTGGACGCGGGCGGCCCCTCCGACTGGGTCCACACCGATCCCTGGCGGGTCCTGCGCATCCAGTCGGAGTTCATCGAGGGCTTCGGCACGCTCGCCGAACTCCCCGCCGCGATCAGCGTGTTCGGCTCGGCCCGTACACCGGTCGACTCTCTCGAGTACGACGCGGGCGTGCGGCTCGGGCGCGGCCTGGTGGAGGCGGGCTTCGCCGTGATCACCGGCGGCGGCCCCGGCGCCATGGAGGCGGCCAACAAGGGCGCCCTCGAAGCCGGCGGCACCTCCGTCGGCCTCGGCATCGAGCTCCCCTTCGAACAGGGCCTCAACCCCTACGTCGACATCGGCCTCAACTTCCGTTACTTCTTCGTCCGGAAGATGATGTTCGTCAAGTACGCCCAGGGCTTCGTGGTCCTGCCCGGCGGCCTCGGCACCCTCGACGAACTCTTCGAGGCCCTCACCCTCGTCCAGACCCAGAAGGTCACCCGCTTCCCCATCGTCCTCTTCGGCGAGTCCTACTGGAGCGGCCTGGTCGACTGGCTCACCCACACCCTGGTGGCCGAGGGCAAGGCCGCGAAGAAGGACCTGACCCTGTTCCACGTCACGGACGACGTGGACGAGGCGGTAGCCCTGGTCTCCAAGGAGGCCGGCCGCTGA
- the dapE gene encoding succinyl-diaminopimelate desuccinylase: MAEIPIDLTQDAARLTAQLVDFPSESGTEKPLADAIEAALRPLTHLTVDRFGNSIVARTNLGRAERVILAGHIDTVPIADNVPSRLDEDGVLWGCGTCDMKSGVAVQLRIAATVPSPNRDLTFVFYDNEEVAAELNGLKHVSEAHPEWLAGDFAVLLEPSNGQVEGGCQGTLRVLLKTKGERAHSARSWMGSNAIHAAAPILARLAAYEPRYPVIDGLEYREGLNAVRIGGGVAGNVIPDACVVTVNFRYAPDRTEEEALAHVREVFADCGVEEFVVDDHSPGALPGLSHPAAAAFIEAVGGTPQPKYGWTDVSRFSALGVPAVNYGPGNPHLAHKRDERVDTATILAGEERLRAWLTA, translated from the coding sequence ATGGCCGAGATCCCGATTGACCTCACGCAGGACGCCGCGCGGCTGACCGCGCAGCTCGTCGACTTCCCCTCCGAGAGCGGCACGGAGAAGCCGCTCGCCGATGCGATCGAGGCCGCGCTGCGCCCGCTGACGCATCTCACGGTCGACCGCTTCGGCAACAGCATCGTCGCCCGTACGAACCTGGGGCGGGCGGAGCGCGTGATTCTGGCCGGCCACATCGACACCGTCCCCATCGCCGACAACGTCCCCTCCCGTCTCGACGAGGACGGCGTCCTATGGGGCTGCGGCACCTGCGACATGAAGTCGGGCGTAGCGGTCCAGCTCCGCATCGCGGCCACGGTCCCCTCCCCGAACCGCGACCTGACCTTCGTCTTCTACGACAACGAAGAGGTCGCCGCCGAACTGAACGGCCTGAAGCACGTCTCCGAGGCCCACCCCGAGTGGCTCGCGGGCGACTTCGCGGTCCTGCTGGAGCCCTCGAACGGCCAGGTGGAGGGCGGCTGCCAGGGCACGCTGCGGGTCCTGCTGAAGACCAAGGGCGAGCGCGCCCACTCCGCCCGCAGCTGGATGGGCTCCAACGCCATCCACGCGGCGGCCCCGATCCTGGCCCGCCTCGCCGCGTACGAGCCGCGCTACCCGGTGATCGACGGCCTGGAGTACCGGGAGGGCCTGAACGCCGTACGCATCGGGGGCGGGGTCGCGGGCAACGTCATCCCCGACGCATGCGTGGTCACCGTCAACTTCCGCTACGCGCCCGACCGTACGGAGGAGGAGGCACTCGCCCACGTCCGCGAGGTCTTCGCCGACTGCGGCGTCGAGGAGTTCGTCGTGGACGACCACAGCCCGGGCGCCCTGCCAGGCCTCTCCCACCCGGCGGCCGCGGCGTTCATCGAGGCGGTCGGCGGCACGCCTCAGCCCAAGTACGGCTGGACGGACGTCTCCCGCTTCAGCGCGCTCGGCGTCCCGGCCGTCAACTACGGCCCCGGCAACCCCCACTTGGCGCACAAGCGCGACGAACGCGTGGACACGGCGACGATCCTGGCGGGGGAGGAGCGCCTGAGGGCATGGCTGACGGCGTGA
- a CDS encoding O-methyltransferase, whose translation MTGNRLTSWAFADAFVAEDDALRWARDRAREAGLRSVSPGTGAALRVLAATVDAKAVAEIGTGTGVSGIHLLYGMRPDGVLTTVDPEPEHQQFARQAFRAAGFASNRARFIPGHALDVLPRLADSGYDLVFCDGDRLESLDYLAESLRLLRPGGLVAFEGVFASGRTVDSGPQPTEVIRLRELLRAVRESPELVPSLLPVGDGLLCAVKR comes from the coding sequence ATTACCGGCAACCGGCTGACGAGCTGGGCGTTCGCCGACGCCTTTGTCGCCGAGGACGACGCGCTGCGCTGGGCCCGCGACCGGGCCCGGGAGGCAGGGCTGCGCTCGGTGTCGCCCGGCACGGGCGCCGCGCTGCGGGTGCTCGCCGCCACCGTGGACGCGAAGGCGGTGGCGGAGATCGGGACCGGGACCGGTGTGTCCGGGATCCATCTGCTGTACGGCATGCGGCCGGACGGGGTGCTGACCACCGTGGATCCGGAGCCGGAGCACCAGCAGTTCGCCCGGCAGGCGTTCCGCGCGGCCGGCTTCGCCAGCAACCGCGCGCGCTTCATCCCCGGCCACGCCCTCGACGTACTGCCCCGGCTCGCGGACTCCGGGTACGACCTCGTCTTCTGCGACGGCGACCGGCTGGAGAGCCTCGACTATCTCGCTGAATCGTTGCGCCTGCTCAGACCCGGTGGCCTCGTGGCCTTCGAGGGTGTCTTCGCCAGTGGCCGCACCGTGGACTCCGGCCCTCAGCCCACCGAGGTCATACGCCTGCGGGAGCTGCTCCGCGCGGTCCGCGAGAGCCCCGAGCTCGTACCGTCCCTGCTCCCGGTGGGCGACGGCCTGCTGTGCGCGGTCAAGCGCTGA
- the chcB gene encoding 2-cyclohexenylcarbonyl CoA isomerase: MADTVLHEVSDGLATITLNRPEAMNALNVATKVALREAVEAAASDDAVRAVLLTAAGDRAFCVGQDLKEHIGLLAEGSGQVMSTVKEHYNPVVKALTGMAKPVVAAVNGVAAGAGFGFALAADYRVVADTASFNTSFAGVALTADSGVSWTLPRVIGPGRAADLLLFPRSISAQDAYELGIANRVVPAAELASEAAKVARALAGGPTLAYAALKESLAFGLTHSLEEALEKEDELQTRAGASEDHGIAVQAFVNKEKPKFLGR, translated from the coding sequence ATGGCCGACACCGTGCTCCACGAGGTGAGCGACGGGCTCGCGACGATCACGCTGAACCGCCCCGAGGCGATGAACGCGCTGAACGTCGCGACCAAGGTCGCGCTGCGGGAGGCCGTGGAGGCCGCCGCCTCGGACGACGCCGTACGGGCCGTGCTGCTGACCGCCGCCGGCGACCGGGCGTTCTGTGTGGGGCAGGACCTGAAGGAGCACATCGGGCTGCTGGCCGAGGGCTCGGGGCAGGTCATGAGCACGGTCAAGGAGCACTACAACCCCGTCGTGAAGGCCCTCACCGGCATGGCGAAGCCCGTGGTGGCCGCGGTGAACGGTGTGGCGGCCGGCGCCGGCTTCGGCTTCGCGCTCGCGGCGGACTACCGCGTGGTCGCCGACACCGCCTCCTTCAACACGTCATTCGCCGGGGTCGCGCTCACCGCCGACTCCGGGGTCTCCTGGACCCTGCCGCGGGTGATCGGCCCCGGTCGCGCCGCCGACCTGCTGCTGTTCCCACGCAGCATCAGTGCGCAGGACGCGTACGAGTTGGGGATCGCCAATCGGGTGGTTCCGGCGGCGGAGCTGGCCTCCGAGGCTGCGAAGGTCGCTCGCGCGTTGGCCGGGGGGCCGACCCTCGCGTATGCGGCGCTGAAGGAGTCGCTGGCGTTCGGGCTCACGCACTCATTGGAGGAGGCGCTGGAGAAGGAGGACGAGCTGCAGACCAGGGCCGGGGCCTCCGAGGACCACGGAATCGCTGTGCAGGCGTTCGTGAACAAGGAAAAGCCGAAATTCCTGGGCCGGTGA
- a CDS encoding DNA-3-methyladenine glycosylase I, translated as MSDGMALAGPDGALRCPWALSTDDYVAYHDEEWGRPVHGDDALYERLCLEAFQSGLSWITILRRREGFRTAFADFKIAQVATFTESDKARLLADPGIIRNRAKIEATIANAQVLADWTPGELDTLIWSHAPDPTTRPTPKTLADVPAVTDESKALSKALKKRGIRFVGPTTAYALMQACGLVDDHLETCVARSVPL; from the coding sequence GTGAGTGACGGTATGGCGCTGGCGGGGCCCGACGGCGCACTCCGCTGCCCCTGGGCCCTGTCCACCGACGACTACGTGGCGTACCACGACGAGGAATGGGGCCGCCCGGTCCACGGTGACGACGCCCTGTACGAGCGGCTGTGCCTGGAGGCCTTCCAGTCGGGCCTGTCCTGGATCACGATCCTCCGCCGCCGCGAGGGCTTCCGCACCGCCTTCGCCGACTTCAAGATCGCCCAAGTCGCCACCTTCACGGAATCCGACAAGGCCCGCCTTCTCGCCGACCCCGGCATCATCCGCAACCGGGCCAAGATCGAAGCGACGATCGCCAACGCCCAGGTCCTGGCCGACTGGACCCCCGGCGAACTGGACACCCTGATTTGGTCCCACGCCCCGGACCCGACCACCCGCCCCACCCCGAAGACCCTGGCGGACGTCCCCGCGGTCACCGATGAGTCGAAGGCCCTGTCCAAGGCCCTGAAGAAGCGAGGCATCCGCTTCGTGGGCCCCACAACGGCATACGCCCTGATGCAGGCGTGCGGTCTGGTCGACGACCACTTGGAGACCTGCGTGGCGAGGAGCGTGCCCCTTTAG